One genomic segment of Cellulophaga sp. HaHaR_3_176 includes these proteins:
- a CDS encoding S8 family peptidase, whose protein sequence is MKFNLSKSILGLTIGSLLLSSCGGAPVLVSTPLENIDTVPLKVTDLTDAQKKTWGHADLLIDTIPGMAVERAYADIIKNNKGEKVIVAVLDSGMDLKHEDLVNVLWTNTKEIPGNNIDDDKNGYIDDIHGYNFLGESYNEQLELTRIVKLKLGDEAMQASAKAALDKKLAEALKNKEYYEQILQTVKTADAGIQKELGKTTYTKEDVAAIKPADETMQQYAGMILQVYTFAEDVPSFIKDISGGVTQITDQLNYNLKVDFDGRTAVGDNPYDIKDIQYGNGNPQQRFDDESHGTHVAGIIGAQRGNGKGVDGVANNVALMSIRAVPNGDEYDKDIALGIRYAVDNGAKIINGSFGKSFSPNAEWVYDAIKYAASKDVLFIHAAGNDGENLDDPTNPNFPNDQVNNGAEIADNVITVGSIARKYGSELVSSFSNYGTINVDVFAPGSDIYATMPGNKYDFNSGTSMAAPGVAGVAALIRSQYPKLKAEEVKKIIMQSGLTTKVKVIVSGDPAKSSEFATLSKSGKMINAYNALILASQVTAGSVKL, encoded by the coding sequence ATGAAATTTAATCTTTCAAAATCAATTTTAGGGCTAACTATTGGCTCTTTATTATTATCAAGTTGTGGTGGTGCTCCTGTATTAGTAAGCACTCCTTTAGAAAACATAGATACAGTACCTTTAAAAGTTACAGACCTAACTGATGCTCAGAAAAAAACTTGGGGTCATGCCGATTTACTTATAGATACCATACCTGGTATGGCTGTAGAAAGAGCTTATGCTGATATTATAAAAAACAACAAAGGAGAAAAGGTTATTGTTGCTGTTTTAGATTCTGGTATGGATTTAAAGCATGAAGATTTAGTAAATGTACTTTGGACCAATACTAAAGAAATACCTGGCAATAATATTGATGATGATAAAAACGGATATATTGATGATATACATGGGTATAACTTTTTAGGAGAATCATACAATGAGCAATTAGAGCTTACACGTATTGTAAAACTTAAGTTAGGTGATGAAGCTATGCAGGCATCTGCTAAAGCTGCTTTAGATAAAAAGCTTGCCGAAGCTCTAAAAAATAAAGAGTATTATGAGCAAATTTTACAAACCGTAAAAACGGCTGATGCTGGTATTCAAAAAGAGTTAGGTAAAACTACATACACTAAAGAAGACGTTGCTGCTATTAAGCCTGCAGATGAGACTATGCAACAATATGCTGGAATGATTCTTCAAGTATATACTTTTGCTGAAGATGTTCCTAGTTTTATTAAAGACATTTCTGGTGGTGTTACACAAATTACAGATCAATTAAACTACAATTTAAAAGTAGATTTTGATGGTAGAACTGCTGTTGGAGATAACCCATACGATATAAAAGATATACAATACGGAAACGGAAACCCACAACAACGTTTTGATGACGAAAGCCATGGTACTCACGTAGCTGGTATTATTGGTGCCCAACGCGGTAATGGTAAAGGTGTTGATGGTGTTGCTAATAATGTAGCCTTAATGAGTATTAGAGCTGTACCAAATGGCGATGAATACGATAAGGACATTGCATTAGGTATACGTTATGCTGTTGATAATGGTGCTAAAATTATTAATGGTAGTTTCGGTAAATCATTTTCTCCTAATGCCGAATGGGTTTACGATGCTATTAAATATGCAGCGTCCAAAGATGTATTATTTATTCATGCAGCTGGTAATGATGGCGAAAATTTAGACGATCCTACAAATCCTAATTTCCCTAATGACCAAGTGAATAATGGTGCTGAAATAGCAGATAATGTTATTACTGTAGGTTCTATCGCAAGAAAATATGGTTCTGAGTTAGTTTCTTCTTTCTCAAATTACGGAACAATTAATGTAGATGTTTTTGCACCTGGTAGCGATATTTATGCTACAATGCCTGGTAACAAATACGATTTTAATAGTGGTACATCAATGGCTGCACCTGGTGTTGCTGGTGTTGCTGCATTAATACGGTCTCAATACCCTAAATTAAAAGCTGAAGAGGTTAAAAAAATAATCATGCAGTCTGGTTTAACAACTAAAGTAAAAGTTATAGTTTCAGGCGATCCTGCAAAATCTAGCGAATTTGCTACCTTATCTAAATCTGGTAAAATGATAAATGCATATAATGCACTTATACTTGCTAGCCAAGTAACCGCGGGTAGCGTTAAGTTATAA
- a CDS encoding M1 family metallopeptidase codes for MKKLILPLLILLFTTSSVISQNTNYWQQHVDYSMDVAMDVETYQYTGTQKLVYTNNSTDDLNRVYYHLYFNAFQPGSEMDSRLQDIEDPDGRMMEDKKSRIASLAPNEIGFLKVKSLKQDGKALTFKEEGTVLVVELNTPIPAGGKVTFDMEFDGQVPLQVRRSGRNSSEGVALSMSQWYPKMAEYDFEGWHADPYIAREFHGVWGDFDVKLTIDKNYTVGGTGYLQNPQEIGHGYEAPGTKVKKQKGKTLTWHFKAPMVHDFMWAADPEYVHDTLQVENGPMLHFLYKKDPKLAENWKNLQPKTAEMMKFFSTNVGKYPYDQYSVIQGGDGGMEYAMATLITGDRKFGSLVGVTAHELAHSWFQHILATNEVKHEWMDEGFTTFISTLCMNEIMNQGKNNPFENSYNGYYHLVKSGKEQPQTTHADRYAENMPYSVAAYSKGSIFLSQLGYVIGQDKLMETLKKYYQDFKFKHPVPNDIKRTAEKVSGIELDWYLMDWTQTTNTIDYSISEVTEDANTTKISLERIGLMPMPVDVLVAYEDGTQEIFYAPLRMMRGEKENPYPNLKRTVIDDWAWANPTYTFTVNKPLSAIKAVVIDPSQLMADINAENNVWQKQ; via the coding sequence ATGAAAAAATTAATCTTACCTCTACTAATCTTATTATTTACAACAAGTTCTGTTATTAGTCAAAACACAAATTATTGGCAACAACATGTAGATTATAGTATGGATGTTGCTATGGATGTGGAAACATATCAATATACAGGAACACAAAAACTAGTTTATACTAATAATTCTACTGATGATTTAAACCGAGTATATTATCATTTGTATTTCAATGCTTTTCAACCAGGTAGCGAAATGGATAGTAGGCTTCAAGATATTGAAGATCCTGATGGTAGAATGATGGAAGACAAAAAAAGCAGAATTGCTAGTTTGGCACCTAATGAAATTGGTTTTTTAAAAGTAAAATCTTTAAAACAAGATGGCAAAGCGCTAACGTTTAAAGAAGAAGGTACTGTTTTAGTTGTTGAGTTAAATACTCCTATACCTGCTGGTGGTAAAGTTACTTTTGATATGGAGTTTGATGGTCAAGTACCATTACAAGTACGTAGATCGGGTCGTAATAGTAGCGAAGGTGTTGCTTTATCAATGAGCCAATGGTACCCGAAAATGGCAGAGTATGATTTTGAAGGTTGGCATGCAGACCCTTATATTGCTCGTGAATTTCATGGTGTTTGGGGTGATTTTGATGTAAAATTAACTATCGATAAAAATTATACCGTTGGTGGTACGGGTTATTTGCAAAACCCACAAGAAATTGGTCATGGATATGAAGCTCCAGGAACCAAAGTAAAAAAGCAAAAAGGAAAAACACTTACTTGGCATTTTAAAGCTCCTATGGTTCACGATTTTATGTGGGCTGCTGACCCGGAGTATGTTCATGATACATTACAGGTAGAAAATGGGCCAATGCTACATTTTTTATATAAAAAAGATCCTAAGCTTGCTGAAAACTGGAAAAACCTACAGCCCAAAACTGCTGAAATGATGAAGTTTTTCAGTACAAATGTTGGTAAATACCCATACGATCAATATTCTGTAATACAAGGTGGCGATGGTGGTATGGAGTATGCTATGGCGACACTTATTACTGGCGATCGTAAATTCGGAAGCCTTGTCGGTGTTACTGCTCATGAGCTTGCACACTCTTGGTTTCAACATATATTAGCCACCAACGAGGTTAAACATGAGTGGATGGATGAAGGTTTTACAACTTTTATTTCTACACTGTGTATGAATGAAATTATGAACCAAGGGAAAAATAATCCTTTTGAAAATTCATATAACGGATATTACCATTTGGTAAAATCTGGTAAAGAACAACCGCAAACAACACATGCCGATCGTTATGCTGAGAATATGCCATATAGTGTTGCTGCTTACAGTAAAGGTTCAATCTTTTTATCGCAATTAGGCTATGTAATTGGTCAAGATAAATTAATGGAAACTCTTAAAAAATATTATCAAGATTTTAAATTTAAGCATCCTGTACCCAACGATATAAAAAGAACTGCCGAAAAGGTTTCTGGCATAGAGTTAGATTGGTATTTGATGGATTGGACTCAAACAACAAATACAATCGATTATAGTATTAGTGAGGTTACTGAAGATGCTAATACAACAAAAATATCTTTAGAACGTATTGGTTTAATGCCAATGCCTGTTGATGTATTAGTTGCTTATGAAGATGGTACACAAGAAATTTTTTATGCGCCTTTACGAATGATGCGTGGTGAAAAAGAAAATCCATATCCGAATTTAAAAAGAACAGTTATTGACGATTGGGCTTGGGCAAACCCTACATACACATTCACGGTAAACAAGCCACTTTCAGCTATTAAAGCTGTGGTTATAGACCCGTCACAATTAATGGCAGATATTAATGCTGAAAATAACGTTTGGCAAAAGCAATAA
- the rnpA gene encoding ribonuclease P protein component: MENTTDFKYSRAEKLKSKKLFELLFTEGKSISSFPLRLIYVQTDLKDGVQVKAGVSVSKRKFKNATQRNRIKRVLREAYRLNKSIVLNNSTSKYALLILYLGKEMPVSADVNAATVLLLEKFIKKIGNSDTAL; this comes from the coding sequence GTGGAAAACACAACTGATTTTAAATACTCTAGAGCCGAAAAATTAAAGAGCAAAAAACTCTTTGAATTACTATTTACAGAAGGCAAAAGCATTTCAAGTTTTCCATTACGCTTAATTTATGTGCAAACAGATTTAAAAGATGGTGTACAGGTAAAAGCAGGCGTATCAGTATCTAAACGAAAATTTAAAAACGCTACCCAACGTAACCGAATTAAAAGAGTTTTACGAGAAGCTTATAGGCTCAATAAATCTATAGTGCTTAACAATAGTACAAGTAAGTATGCGTTGTTAATTTTATACCTTGGTAAAGAAATGCCTGTAAGCGCAGATGTTAATGCGGCAACAGTTTTGCTTCTTGAAAAATTTATAAAAAAAATAGGCAATTCTGATACTGCCTTGTAA
- a CDS encoding S41 family peptidase, which translates to MKNLIKKRVLIPVFALVFIIVGSSFKSDFFEIAKQIEIFTTLFKELNMNYVDETNPAELMDTAIKSMLEDLDPYTRFLNEQDVEAYKINNAGEYSGIGSIVRAYKDKLVIVEPYKNNPADKAGLKAGLKAGDEIIQIGDILVKDFDDNATELLKGSNNTSVTVIYKRQGETKTTTITREAIEVDAVPYYKMVNENTGYIVLSKFNQKASEQTKAALITLKNKGAEKIILDLRGNPGGLLSEAINVTNLFVPKGELIVTTKSKVKKFNSEYKTKNQPVDTDIPLVVLVNGSSASASEIVSGSLQDLDRAVIIGARSFGKGLVQRPLKLTYGTQLKVTISRYYTPSGRCIQSLDYWNRDDNNKAVKTTDIHDFKTRNGRKVQDGGGVLPDIEITALKTNTLTKALLIENVIFDYATEYYYKNKIDAVEDFKFSDADFEVFKNHVKSTGFTFETETEKALNKAMTLNGSDLLDSSVQEKYRSLLAEINAKKITGLDTSKKEISKQLEDEIVKRYFYNDGLYDFYLTHDQAILTANELLLDAAKYKAILK; encoded by the coding sequence ATGAAAAATTTGATTAAAAAACGAGTTCTAATTCCTGTTTTTGCACTTGTATTTATAATTGTTGGTAGTAGTTTTAAAAGCGATTTTTTCGAAATCGCGAAGCAAATAGAAATTTTCACGACACTATTTAAAGAGCTCAACATGAATTATGTTGATGAGACGAACCCTGCTGAATTAATGGATACTGCTATTAAAAGCATGTTAGAAGATTTAGACCCTTATACTCGATTTTTAAACGAACAAGATGTAGAGGCTTATAAAATTAACAATGCAGGCGAGTACTCCGGTATTGGTTCAATTGTACGAGCTTATAAAGATAAATTAGTAATCGTTGAACCATATAAAAACAACCCTGCCGACAAAGCTGGTTTAAAAGCTGGTTTAAAAGCTGGAGACGAGATTATACAAATTGGAGACATACTCGTTAAAGATTTTGACGATAACGCTACAGAGCTCTTAAAAGGTTCAAATAACACAAGTGTAACTGTTATTTACAAAAGGCAAGGCGAAACAAAAACAACAACTATAACTCGTGAAGCTATTGAGGTAGATGCTGTGCCATACTATAAAATGGTAAATGAAAATACAGGGTATATAGTATTATCAAAATTCAACCAAAAAGCATCAGAGCAAACCAAAGCTGCTTTAATTACTTTAAAAAATAAAGGAGCTGAAAAAATTATTTTAGATTTAAGAGGTAACCCTGGTGGTTTACTTTCTGAAGCGATTAATGTAACCAACCTTTTTGTACCTAAAGGAGAGTTAATTGTTACTACCAAATCAAAGGTCAAAAAATTTAATTCAGAATATAAAACCAAAAACCAACCTGTAGATACGGATATACCTTTGGTTGTTTTGGTAAATGGTAGTAGTGCTTCGGCAAGTGAAATTGTTTCTGGTAGTTTGCAAGATTTAGATCGAGCGGTAATTATAGGTGCACGTAGCTTTGGAAAAGGCTTAGTACAACGGCCTTTAAAATTAACGTATGGCACACAACTTAAAGTAACCATTTCGCGCTATTATACACCTTCGGGTAGGTGCATACAATCTTTAGATTATTGGAATAGAGATGATAATAATAAAGCGGTAAAAACTACTGATATACATGATTTTAAAACGCGTAATGGCCGCAAGGTACAAGATGGTGGCGGTGTTTTGCCCGATATAGAAATAACAGCTCTTAAAACCAACACACTTACTAAAGCATTATTAATAGAAAACGTGATTTTCGATTATGCTACCGAGTATTATTATAAAAATAAAATTGATGCTGTTGAGGATTTTAAATTTTCAGATGCTGATTTTGAAGTTTTTAAAAACCACGTAAAATCGACTGGGTTTACTTTTGAAACTGAAACAGAAAAAGCACTTAATAAAGCAATGACGCTTAACGGCAGCGACCTGTTAGATAGTAGCGTACAAGAAAAATACCGTAGTTTACTAGCTGAAATAAATGCGAAGAAAATTACAGGCCTCGATACTTCTAAAAAAGAAATTTCTAAGCAATTAGAAGACGAAATTGTAAAACGCTATTTTTATAATGATGGTCTTTACGATTTTTACTTGACACATGACCAAGCTATTTTAACCGCTAATGAATTGTTGCTTGATGCTGCCAAATACAAAGCTATCCTAAAATAA
- a CDS encoding transposase, producing the protein MYTKHFKYMYKNDGYVKRYSESFKLKVLAELTKGNHSKRQIALTYGIQSSTINVWIKKYDRKDLMNTRVTVQTDDELSRIKALQKELNQLKDLLIKKDLDKLVTDSYLEVAAENLGYRDVEELKKNLNIKP; encoded by the coding sequence ATGTATACAAAACACTTCAAGTATATGTATAAAAATGATGGATATGTAAAACGCTATAGTGAAAGCTTTAAGCTCAAAGTCTTGGCAGAACTTACCAAAGGAAACCATTCCAAAAGACAAATTGCATTAACTTACGGTATTCAATCCAGTACTATAAACGTATGGATCAAAAAGTATGATCGTAAAGATTTAATGAATACCCGTGTAACCGTGCAAACAGACGATGAACTTTCCCGTATCAAAGCCCTTCAAAAAGAGCTCAATCAACTTAAGGACCTTCTCATTAAAAAGGACCTGGACAAACTGGTGACCGATAGCTATCTCGAGGTAGCGGCCGAGAACCTAGGCTATAGAGATGTTGAAGAATTAAAAAAAAACTTAAACATAAAGCCCTAA
- a CDS encoding IS3 family transposase: MKVAPINRNERLYSICTICNAFDLKRDAYYKFQKRFVIKKQIEQDVIQLVRESRRTLPREGTRKLMRSLKNEFQKYDLKVGRDQLFRILRENRLLVRRKKYSSRTTNSYHRFYKYGNIIKDLKINRPNQVWASDITYIRTIKGFCYLALITDMYSRKIVGYDLSDSLELKGCVRALNKAIYNAKNIDQLIHHSDRGIQYCSNVYTQILKRKKIKISMTEENHCYENALAERVNGILKDEFYLDQTFTSVIHAKKAAKNAIKLYNSKRLHLSLDYKTPNYVHQYAA, translated from the coding sequence ATGAAAGTAGCACCGATAAACCGTAATGAAAGGCTCTATTCAATTTGTACTATCTGTAATGCCTTTGATCTGAAAAGAGATGCCTATTACAAATTCCAAAAACGTTTTGTTATCAAAAAACAGATAGAACAAGATGTAATCCAACTTGTTCGGGAAAGTAGAAGAACACTACCTCGAGAAGGTACCAGAAAACTCATGAGATCATTAAAAAATGAGTTTCAAAAGTACGACCTTAAAGTCGGTAGAGACCAGCTGTTCCGTATCCTAAGAGAAAATCGATTACTCGTTAGAAGAAAAAAATATTCTTCTAGAACCACAAATTCATATCACCGGTTTTACAAGTATGGCAATATTATAAAAGACTTGAAAATCAATAGACCTAATCAAGTCTGGGCTTCCGATATAACCTACATCAGAACCATTAAAGGATTCTGTTACCTAGCATTGATCACGGACATGTACTCACGTAAAATCGTTGGATATGACCTAAGTGATAGCCTAGAACTAAAAGGGTGTGTCAGAGCTTTAAATAAGGCTATTTACAATGCTAAAAACATTGACCAACTTATTCATCACTCGGACAGAGGTATTCAATATTGCAGTAACGTCTATACCCAAATACTAAAAAGAAAGAAAATTAAAATCAGTATGACTGAAGAAAACCATTGCTATGAAAACGCCCTAGCAGAAAGGGTAAACGGTATTCTAAAAGATGAATTCTATCTTGACCAAACCTTTACCAGCGTGATACATGCTAAAAAAGCAGCAAAAAATGCAATCAAATTATACAACTCTAAAAGATTGCATTTATCTTTAGATTATAAAACACCTAATTACGTGCATCAATATGCCGCTTAA
- a CDS encoding retropepsin-like aspartic protease, with amino-acid sequence MKKNILIFLILLASNSYAQKVDLNIGETKTKNYFEKITFEFVKEKILIPVKIEGKTYRFILDTGSPNVISKEIYDLIKPKLIKSIPISDANGNEKNMDVVLLNKLEIGNVTFEQTATLVYDLNSNPIFECSGADGFIGSNMLRNSIIQIDNKKKTVLLTDNLKNLSVNKKESNKIQLTETQSSPFVWIKFKGKNKGKEQVLIDTGADGIYDIAKDNYGVFREENIFEILGESEGASSIGIFGGASKNTHFKLLLPILEINGTELNNIITETTNDDNSRIGAELLEYGIITIDYINKRFYFSPNTSDKNTAKPDYGFTRTLKDNKLVVGFVWDKSLLTKIKYGDAIIAVNQMELNESNFCEVINQITESKENKPITFKIKSDEGKITDIEIEKKLPPTMYKKNRVE; translated from the coding sequence ATGAAAAAGAACATTTTAATTTTTCTAATCTTACTTGCGAGCAATTCATATGCTCAAAAGGTAGATTTGAACATTGGAGAAACAAAAACCAAAAACTACTTTGAAAAAATAACCTTCGAGTTTGTAAAAGAAAAAATTTTAATCCCTGTAAAAATTGAAGGAAAAACATATCGCTTTATACTGGACACGGGGTCGCCGAACGTAATTTCAAAAGAGATTTATGATTTAATAAAACCAAAATTAATAAAGTCCATACCGATAAGTGATGCCAATGGTAATGAAAAAAATATGGACGTAGTGTTATTGAATAAACTGGAAATTGGAAATGTAACTTTTGAACAAACTGCAACTTTGGTTTATGATTTAAACTCAAATCCAATTTTTGAATGTTCAGGTGCTGACGGTTTTATTGGAAGTAATATGTTACGAAATTCAATAATCCAAATCGACAACAAGAAAAAAACAGTTCTCTTAACCGATAACCTCAAGAATCTTTCCGTAAATAAAAAAGAATCTAATAAAATTCAACTTACAGAAACACAAAGTTCGCCGTTCGTATGGATTAAGTTCAAAGGAAAAAACAAAGGTAAAGAACAAGTCTTAATCGATACTGGTGCAGATGGAATATATGATATTGCCAAAGACAATTATGGTGTTTTTAGAGAAGAAAACATATTTGAAATATTAGGAGAAAGTGAAGGAGCTTCGAGTATTGGTATTTTTGGAGGAGCTTCAAAAAACACTCATTTTAAGCTTCTACTACCAATATTAGAAATTAATGGTACGGAACTGAATAATATAATTACAGAAACCACAAATGATGATAATTCCAGAATTGGGGCTGAATTACTCGAATATGGAATTATTACAATTGACTACATTAATAAAAGATTCTATTTCAGTCCAAACACTTCGGACAAAAATACTGCCAAACCTGATTATGGTTTTACCAGAACTTTAAAGGACAATAAACTCGTCGTAGGTTTTGTATGGGACAAGAGTTTACTAACTAAAATTAAATATGGAGACGCAATTATCGCCGTAAATCAAATGGAATTGAACGAATCCAACTTCTGTGAAGTAATAAATCAAATTACGGAATCTAAAGAAAACAAACCGATTACCTTTAAAATAAAATCAGACGAAGGAAAAATAACTGACATAGAAATCGAAAAAAAACTACCGCCAACAATGTATAAAAAAAATAGGGTGGAATAG
- a CDS encoding formyltransferase family protein: MKIVLFLNKDLEANIAYNLLKSELLSHSVRIYYSDTVGNPKKKPSDLVKLEYFEKGFVFNELSEFINENKIENSFEFFDDNFKSFPIKKCSNVNSVEFINEMKDLNPDLFISIRFGKIFKDEIIQVPKNGLINLHSAILPDYRGIMGTLHAIKEENTKIGCTLHTIPNSGIDTGEIIEIAERNVNREKSLFWNIVQLYPLGTELIIKNLKIIDSNNSLNTQKQNLEEGNYFSVPAKSDFEKIESLGMDIISVKDYQEILSSFIMKNLSEIEKRHLTTCIKHSW, from the coding sequence ATGAAAATAGTATTATTCCTAAACAAAGACCTTGAAGCTAATATTGCTTATAATCTACTTAAATCAGAACTTTTAAGCCATAGTGTTCGAATCTATTATTCTGATACGGTTGGAAACCCCAAAAAAAAACCTTCTGATTTAGTAAAACTGGAATATTTTGAAAAAGGATTCGTGTTTAACGAATTATCTGAATTCATAAATGAAAATAAAATTGAAAACTCTTTTGAATTTTTTGACGACAATTTTAAATCTTTTCCAATTAAAAAGTGCTCAAATGTCAATTCTGTAGAATTCATAAATGAAATGAAAGATTTAAATCCTGACTTGTTTATTTCAATTCGTTTCGGAAAAATTTTTAAAGATGAAATTATTCAAGTCCCGAAAAATGGTTTAATAAATCTACATTCTGCAATTTTACCAGATTACAGAGGAATTATGGGAACTTTACACGCTATCAAGGAGGAAAATACCAAAATTGGATGCACACTTCACACAATACCCAATAGTGGAATTGATACAGGAGAAATAATCGAAATTGCTGAACGTAATGTTAATCGTGAAAAATCGCTTTTTTGGAATATTGTTCAACTGTATCCTTTAGGAACTGAACTTATAATTAAAAATTTAAAAATAATTGACAGTAATAATTCGCTTAATACTCAAAAACAAAATCTTGAAGAAGGAAATTATTTCTCAGTTCCAGCAAAAAGTGATTTTGAAAAAATAGAGAGTTTAGGAATGGATATTATTTCAGTAAAAGATTACCAAGAGATTTTGAGTAGTTTTATTATGAAGAACTTATCGGAAATAGAAAAACGACACCTAACAACGTGTATAAAACATAGCTGGTAA
- a CDS encoding LytTR family DNA-binding domain-containing protein: MYIQSQDNYIEIHYLKDGDYTKHLMRGTLKKLLKDFPFLLKVHRSFIVNPYKVECLVGNYTKATISFKNVAVSIPVSKSYFSSVKNYLSTSTKI; the protein is encoded by the coding sequence TTGTATATACAATCTCAAGATAATTATATTGAGATACATTATTTAAAAGATGGTGATTATACCAAACATTTAATGCGGGGTACGTTGAAGAAACTTCTAAAGGACTTCCCTTTTCTTCTTAAAGTACATAGGTCCTTTATAGTGAATCCCTATAAAGTTGAGTGTTTAGTAGGTAACTATACTAAAGCCACTATTTCTTTTAAAAATGTAGCTGTTTCAATTCCGGTCTCTAAATCGTATTTTTCTTCAGTCAAAAACTATTTATCTACTAGTACCAAAATCTAG
- a CDS encoding alpha/beta fold hydrolase, with protein MRPFYFKFLVLFFLPLSIQSQTQDTLVDVGGYKMHFKIMKGEGTPILFEAGGGNDGSVWDNILEKIHKVTGTTLITYDRSGFGQSELNPKLKNDSDYGIENGIKELEISLSKLGYDGDIILVSHSYGGLYSLLFARKHPKKVKSIVLIDAVLSDFWNEELLTMRDNFVDINTIPKGTGDYFINYNFNQTMRKLRNMKFPSNTPITNIFPDKSAPVYPEAYSKRWKKVHVDIGTQNNNITNIIAESSSHAVFNDNPALIINSIIKVYSEALDKDQQNEVLLKALDNAIELSIETKVTNRSEHDLNELGYSFLGNEELDKALEVFKLTTILFPDSFNAYDSYGEALLKSNRKEEAIQMYEKSIELNPENENGKKLLLKIKQE; from the coding sequence ATGAGACCTTTCTACTTTAAATTCTTAGTACTTTTCTTTTTACCACTATCAATACAATCGCAAACCCAAGATACGCTTGTAGATGTTGGGGGCTATAAAATGCATTTCAAAATAATGAAAGGAGAAGGAACTCCAATTCTTTTTGAAGCAGGTGGAGGTAATGATGGTTCTGTTTGGGACAATATATTAGAGAAAATTCATAAAGTTACTGGTACAACATTAATTACCTATGACCGCTCTGGATTTGGGCAAAGTGAATTAAATCCAAAATTGAAAAACGATTCAGATTACGGAATAGAAAATGGAATTAAAGAACTGGAGATAAGTCTTTCAAAGTTGGGGTACGATGGTGATATTATTTTAGTTTCGCATTCATATGGTGGACTCTATAGTTTGTTATTCGCACGTAAACACCCTAAAAAGGTCAAATCAATTGTTTTAATAGATGCAGTACTTAGTGATTTTTGGAATGAGGAACTTTTGACAATGAGAGACAATTTTGTTGATATAAATACTATTCCAAAAGGTACTGGTGATTATTTTATTAATTATAATTTCAATCAAACTATGCGAAAATTAAGGAATATGAAGTTCCCATCAAACACTCCTATTACAAATATTTTCCCTGATAAATCCGCCCCTGTTTATCCAGAAGCATATTCTAAAAGATGGAAAAAAGTTCATGTTGATATTGGCACCCAAAACAATAATATAACTAACATTATAGCCGAAAGCAGCAGTCATGCTGTATTTAATGACAATCCTGCGTTGATTATCAACTCAATAATAAAAGTCTATTCAGAAGCGCTAGATAAAGACCAACAAAATGAAGTTTTACTAAAGGCTCTAGATAATGCTATTGAGTTATCAATTGAAACAAAGGTAACTAATCGTTCAGAGCATGATTTGAATGAATTAGGCTATTCATTTTTAGGAAATGAAGAATTAGATAAAGCTTTAGAAGTTTTCAAACTAACTACAATTTTATTTCCAGATAGTTTCAACGCATATGATAGTTATGGTGAAGCTTTATTGAAGTCAAATCGTAAGGAAGAAGCTATTCAAATGTATGAAAAATCGATAGAACTAAATCCAGAAAATGAAAATGGAAAAAAATTGTTGCTTAAAATAAAACAAGAATAA